A window of Ananas comosus cultivar F153 linkage group 4, ASM154086v1, whole genome shotgun sequence contains these coding sequences:
- the LOC109709627 gene encoding probable mediator of RNA polymerase II transcription subunit 26b: protein MAGPPPPAQLEDWRELFRGGGGAAAESDIFEVIENAILVAAWDRPQELRIRRDRIVERLYTALLPRCFGCDRAELRSASAVVAAAAASGGGGGDDAEEGGGSVRREPEKGSKVGSSNDGPEDLRRVVSSSNYSYDEAEALTEEIEEESQIVGEVLRIKEILINKQDQSESVLFDSLRRLQLMELSVATLRATEIGRAVNGLRKHGSKQIRHLVRTLIEGWKVLVDEWVNATAAIADNSPESVNPSVVDEEEGLPSPPLDEGALLLTQTTSIQLSEFFDGMDDDGNFRNNSEYGNKRENGRKPPVNNEAVRKPQPPRQMVNPEKVARQVKRQEPVMRPTKPLEASSSQQRPQGHMIKPTKPLNTESGPGRPQKSTFEPKQSQTLAADQRRSAIPPTDKPNCSEEASVRAKLELAKRKLHEGYQQAENAKKQRTIQVMELQDIPKQSNHNRQFNMKPKNHFRNWANGRH from the exons ATGgcggggccgccgccgccggcgcagTTGGAGGACTGGCGCGAGCTCTtccgcggcggcgggggggcCGCCGCGGAATCGGACATCTTCGAGGTGATCGAGAACGCGATCCTCGTCGCCGCGTGGGATCGGCCCCAGGAGCTCCGGATCCGGAGGGATCGGATCGTGGAGCGGCTCTACACCGCGCTCCTCCCGCGCTGCTTCGGCTGCGACCGGGCGGAgctccgctccgcctccgccgtcgtcgccgccgccgccgcctccggcggcggcggaggagacgaCGCCGAGGAGGGGGGCGGGAGCGTGAGGAGGGAGCCGGAGAAGGGGAGCAAGGTGGGGAGCAGCAACGATGGGCCCGAGGATCTGCGGAGGGTTGTGAGCAGCAGCAACTACAGCTACGACGAAGCCGAAGCCCTAACGGAGGAGATCGAAGAGGAGAGCCAGATCGTCGGGGAGGTGCTCAGAATAAAGGAGATCCTCATCAACAAGCAGGATCAg TCGGAGAGCGTCTTGTTCGATTCGCTTCGGAGGTTGCAGTTGATGGAGCTCTCAGTAGCAACATTGAGG GCAACTGAGATTGGGAGAGCTGTTAATGGCCTGAGGAAACACGGTTCGAAGCAGATTCGGCATCTCGTGCGCACTCTCATAGA AGGTTGGAAAGTCTTAGTTGATGAGTGGGTAAATGCTACAGCTGCCATTGCAG ATAATTCTCCAGAATCTGTGAATCCATCTGTTGTGGATGAGGAAGAAGGGCTCCCTTCTCCTCCCTTGGATGAAGGTGCTTTATTGCTCACACAAACTACTTCTATCCAGCTTTCTGAG TTCTTTGATGGAATGGATGATGACGGAA ATTTCAGAAATAATAGCGAGTATGGCAATAAGCGAGAGAATGGTAGGAAGCCTCCGGTAAATAACGAAGCAGTGAGGAAGCCGCAACCTCCTCGCCAGATGGTTAATCCAGAAAAGGTAGCAAGGCAAGTAAAGAGGCAAGAGCCCGTAATGAGGCCGACAAAACCATTAGAAGCCTCTAGTTCTCAACAAAGGCCCCAAGGTCACATGATCAAGCCAACTAAGCCCTTAAATACTGAATCCGGTCCTGGGAGACCACAGAAATCAACTTTTGAGCCTAAACAATCACAAACTCTTGCTGCCGATCAAAGAAGATCCGCAATTCCTCCAACTGAT AAACCGAATTGCTCGGAAGAAGCTTCGGTAAGGGCCAAGCTCGAGTTGGCGAAGCGGAAGCTCCACGAGGGCTACCAACAAGCAGAAAATG CGAAGAAACAAAGAACAATACAAGTAATGGAGCTGCAAGATATACCGAAGCAGTCGAACCACAATAGGCAATTTAATATGAAACCCAAGAACCATTTTAGGAATTGGGCGAACGGGCGGCATTAG